One region of Phragmites australis chromosome 18, lpPhrAust1.1, whole genome shotgun sequence genomic DNA includes:
- the LOC133899706 gene encoding lactoylglutathione lyase-like isoform X1, protein MYSASWKNNIDDLDGMATGSEAEKAAEAVLEWHKQDNKRMLHAVYRVGDLDSTIKYYTECFGMKLLRKRDVPEEKYTNAFLGFGPEDTNFALELTYNYGIDKYDIGEGFGHFAIAHEDVYKLAETIKSKGGTITREPGPVKGGSTVIAFAKDPDGYLFELIQRGQTPEPLCQVMLRVGDLEHSIKFYEKALGMKLLRKKDVPDYKYTIAMLGYADEDMTTVLELTYNYGVTEYSKGNAYAQVAIGTNDVYKSAEAVDLATKELGGKILRQPGPLPGINTKITSFVDPDGWKVVLVDHADFLKELQ, encoded by the exons ATGTATTCAGC AAGTTGGAAAAATAATATTGACGATTTGGATG GGATGGCAACTGGGAGCGAAGCCGAGAAGGCAGCTGAGGCTGTGCTTGAGTGGCATAAACAGGACAATAAGAGGATGCTTCACGCTGTTTACCGTGTCGGGGATCTGGACAGCACAATCAA GTATTACACGGAATGTTTTGGGATGAAACTGCTGAGGAAAAGAGATGTTCCTGAGGAGAAGTACACCAACGCCTTCCTTGGGTTTGGACCGGAGGACACCAACTTTGCACTTGAATTGACATACA ATTATGGCATTGATAAGTATGACATTGGGGAGGGCTTTGGGCATTTCGCTATCGCTCATGAGGAT GTGTACAAGTTGGCTGAGACAATCAAATCCAAGGGTGGCACGATCACTCGTGAACCTGGTCCTGTCAAGGGAGGATCCACTGTAATTGCCTTTGCAAAGGACCCTGATGGTTACCTATTTGAGCTTATCCAGAGGGGTCAGACACCTGAGCCTCTTTGCCAAGTTATGCTCCGTGTTGGTGACCTTGAGCATTCTATCAAGTTCTATGAGAAG GCCCTTGGGATGAAGCTCCTAAGGAAGAAGGATGTGCCTGATTATAAG TATACCATTGCCATGTTGGGCTACGCTGACGAGGACATGACAACCGTTCTGGAGTTGACATACAACTATGGTGTCACAGAATATAGCAAGGGCAATGCATATGCTCAG GTTGCTATTGGCACCAATGATGTGTACAAGAGTGCTGAGGCTGTTGATCTGGCGACCAAAGAACTAGGGGGCAAGATTTTGCGGCAGCCAGGGCCGCTACCCGGGATTAACACAAAGATCACCTcttttgttgatccagatggCTGGAAAGTG GTCTTGGTTGATCATGCCGACTTCCTGAAGGAACTCCAGTGA
- the LOC133899706 gene encoding lactoylglutathione lyase-like isoform X2, with the protein MATGSEAEKAAEAVLEWHKQDNKRMLHAVYRVGDLDSTIKYYTECFGMKLLRKRDVPEEKYTNAFLGFGPEDTNFALELTYNYGIDKYDIGEGFGHFAIAHEDVYKLAETIKSKGGTITREPGPVKGGSTVIAFAKDPDGYLFELIQRGQTPEPLCQVMLRVGDLEHSIKFYEKALGMKLLRKKDVPDYKYTIAMLGYADEDMTTVLELTYNYGVTEYSKGNAYAQVAIGTNDVYKSAEAVDLATKELGGKILRQPGPLPGINTKITSFVDPDGWKVVLVDHADFLKELQ; encoded by the exons ATGGCAACTGGGAGCGAAGCCGAGAAGGCAGCTGAGGCTGTGCTTGAGTGGCATAAACAGGACAATAAGAGGATGCTTCACGCTGTTTACCGTGTCGGGGATCTGGACAGCACAATCAA GTATTACACGGAATGTTTTGGGATGAAACTGCTGAGGAAAAGAGATGTTCCTGAGGAGAAGTACACCAACGCCTTCCTTGGGTTTGGACCGGAGGACACCAACTTTGCACTTGAATTGACATACA ATTATGGCATTGATAAGTATGACATTGGGGAGGGCTTTGGGCATTTCGCTATCGCTCATGAGGAT GTGTACAAGTTGGCTGAGACAATCAAATCCAAGGGTGGCACGATCACTCGTGAACCTGGTCCTGTCAAGGGAGGATCCACTGTAATTGCCTTTGCAAAGGACCCTGATGGTTACCTATTTGAGCTTATCCAGAGGGGTCAGACACCTGAGCCTCTTTGCCAAGTTATGCTCCGTGTTGGTGACCTTGAGCATTCTATCAAGTTCTATGAGAAG GCCCTTGGGATGAAGCTCCTAAGGAAGAAGGATGTGCCTGATTATAAG TATACCATTGCCATGTTGGGCTACGCTGACGAGGACATGACAACCGTTCTGGAGTTGACATACAACTATGGTGTCACAGAATATAGCAAGGGCAATGCATATGCTCAG GTTGCTATTGGCACCAATGATGTGTACAAGAGTGCTGAGGCTGTTGATCTGGCGACCAAAGAACTAGGGGGCAAGATTTTGCGGCAGCCAGGGCCGCTACCCGGGATTAACACAAAGATCACCTcttttgttgatccagatggCTGGAAAGTG GTCTTGGTTGATCATGCCGACTTCCTGAAGGAACTCCAGTGA